A part of Caretta caretta isolate rCarCar2 chromosome 1, rCarCar1.hap1, whole genome shotgun sequence genomic DNA contains:
- the LOC125642659 gene encoding olfactory receptor 52R1-like translates to MSDSNTTEFTNPSTFILLGIPGLEAVHVWISIPFCTMYTIAVLGNFTILFIVKKEPSLHGPMYYFLCMLAITDLVLYTSTMPKILAIFWFNSREINFSGCLTQMYFIHCFSVMESGILVAMALDRYVAICHPLRYSTMLTNPVVVKIGLAVVLRSGMVVLPYPFLVRQWPYCTTNLIPNPYCVHIAVAKLACADSHVSNYYGLFVTFCVIGLDGIFITVSYTQILRAIFSLPTKDARLKTFETCGSHLCVIFAFYIPRLFISLMYRFARNVPLHFHVLIANVYLFMPPMLNPIIYGVRTKQIRDRLLRLFTHKGA, encoded by the coding sequence atgtcagattccaacacaactgaattcaccaacccctccaccttcatcctgctgggcattcctggacTGGAGGCAGTCCacgtctggatctccatccccttctgcaccatgtACACCATCGCTgtcttggggaacttcaccatcctgttcaTTGTGAAGAAGGAGCCAAGCCTCCatgggcccatgtactatttcctctgcatgctggccatCACCGACCTGGTCCTGTATACTTCCACTATGCCCAAAATCCTGGCaatcttctggttcaattccagggagatcaaTTTCAGTGGCTGCCTCACCCAAATGTACTTCATTCATTGCTTCTCGGTGATGGAGTCTGGGATCCTTGTAGCCATGGCCTTGGATCGCTATGTGGccatctgccatcccctgagATATTCCACCATGCTAACAAACCCTGTGGTGGTCAAGATTGGCCTGGCCGTGGTGCTGCGCAGTGGCATGGTCGTACTGCCCTATCCCTTCTTGGTAAGACAGTGGCCGTATTGCACAACCAACCTCATCCCCAACCCGTACTGCGTGCATATAGCTGTGGCGAAGCTGGCCTGCGCCGACAGCCACGTCAGTAATTACTACGGCCTCTTTGTGACATTCTGTGTGATTGGTCTGGATGGGATTTTTATCACTGTGTCCTATacccagatcctcagggccatcttcagcctccccacaaaggatgCCCGGCTCAAGACTTTTGAAacctgtggctcccacctctgtgtcatTTTCGCCTTTTACATCCCACGTCTCTTCATCTCCCTCATGTACAGATTTGCCCGGAATGTGCCCCTGCATTTCCACGTTCTCATTGCCAATGTGTACCTCTTCATGCCCCCCATgctaaaccccatcatctacGGGGTGAGGACGAAACAGATCCGGGACAGGCTGCTCCGGCTCTTTACTCATAAAGGGGCCTAA